In Cellulomonas sp. JZ18, the DNA window AACACCGCGATCGCGACGGTGATCAGCGCGACGACGGACCGGTTGGCGAGCGACAGCCGGGCGAGCCGGGACATGGGTCCTCCGGGGGCGGCCGGCACGCGCGCCGGACCGGGCTGGGACGGGGTGGTCGATCGCGGAACGTGTGCCTGCGGCAACAGGTTCCCGGAGCGCGGGTGTGACCTGCGTCGCCATCGTCGCACGCCTGCCGCCGCGCATGACGGACCGCCGTACGTTCCCGTCGCGACGGAGGTTAGGCTCACCTACGTGACGCTCCCCGGTGCCCCGACCACCACGCCCCAGGCCTCCCCCACGGCGCCCCGTCGGCGTCCCGCACCCGTGCTGGCGCAGGTGGTGCGCACGGAGCGGCTCACGCCCCGCCTCGCGCGGGTCGTCCTCGGCGGTCCCGGCATGGCACCGTTCGACACCCCGGAGCACGCCGACTCCTACGTGAAGCTCGGCTTCGCCCCGCCCGGACCGCGTCCCCTCGGGCCCGACGGCCGGATCGACGGCGAGGCGCTGAGGGCGGCACTCCCGCCGGGCGAGGAGGTGCGCCTGCGCGCCTACACCGTGCGCGCCTACGACCCCGCGACGCACGAGCTGACCCTGGACTTCGTCGTGCACGGCGACGAGGGCCTCGCCGGTCCCTGGGCGGTGGCCGCGCAGCCGGGCGACGACGTGCTGGTGTTCGGTCCCGGTGGCGCGTGGTCGCCCGACCCCACCGCGGCGTGGCACCTGCTCGTGGGCGACGCGAGCGCGCTCCCGGCGGTCGCCGTGGCGCTCGAGCGGCTGCCGCGCGACGCCGTCGGGCTCGCCGTCTTGGAGGTGCACGACGCGGGCGAGGAGATCGCGCTCGACGCCCCCGCCGGCGTCGAGGTGCGCTGGGTGCACACCGGCACGGGCGTGCCCGGCGTCGCCCTGGTCGACGCCGTGCGCGCGTGGACCTGGCCGACCGAGCGGGTGTGCGCGTTCGTCCACGGCGAGGCCGGTGCCGTGAAGGAGCTGCGCGCCTACCTGCGCGCCGAGCGTCGCGTCGCGCGCGGCGACCTGTCCATCTCCGGCTACTGGCGCCTCGGCGCCGACGACGAGGGCTGGCGCGCCGCGAAGCGCGACTGGGCGGCCCAGATCGAGGCGGCGGAGGCCGCCGCAGGCCTGGACTGACCCACCGGGCCGGGCGGTCAGCGGTAGTACGTGCCGATGAGCTGCCCGTCCAGCTCGTGCACGGCGACGTCGAGGTCGTAGACGTCGGACAGCACCTCGGGCCGCACGACCTCGGCCGGGGGCCCGTCGTGCGCGACCCGCCCGTCCTTCATCGCGACGATCCGGTCGGACCAGCACGACGCGACGTTGATGTCGTGCAGCACGACGACGACCGTCTTGCCGAGCTCGTCGGTCGCGCGCCGCAGCAGGCGCATCATGCCGACCGCGTGCCGCAGGTCCAGGTTGTTCAGCGGCTCGTCGAGCAGCACGTGGTCGGTGTCCTGGCACAGCACCATCGCGACGAACGCGCGCTGGCGCTGCCCGCCCGACAGCTCGTCGAGGAACCGGTGCGCGAACGGCTGCAGGTCGAGGAAGTCGAGCGCGCGCTCGACGTGGGCGCGGTCCTCGACGGTGTACCGGCCCTTGCTGTGCGGGTAGCGCCCGAACGTCACGAGGTCCCGGACCGTCAGGCGCGAGCCGACGTGCGCGTCCTGCCGCAGGATCGCCAGCC includes these proteins:
- a CDS encoding siderophore-interacting protein; translation: MTLPGAPTTTPQASPTAPRRRPAPVLAQVVRTERLTPRLARVVLGGPGMAPFDTPEHADSYVKLGFAPPGPRPLGPDGRIDGEALRAALPPGEEVRLRAYTVRAYDPATHELTLDFVVHGDEGLAGPWAVAAQPGDDVLVFGPGGAWSPDPTAAWHLLVGDASALPAVAVALERLPRDAVGLAVLEVHDAGEEIALDAPAGVEVRWVHTGTGVPGVALVDAVRAWTWPTERVCAFVHGEAGAVKELRAYLRAERRVARGDLSISGYWRLGADDEGWRAAKRDWAAQIEAAEAAAGLD
- a CDS encoding ABC transporter ATP-binding protein, which gives rise to MIEVRGVTKRYGATTVVDDVSLDVPDGGLVALIGPNGAGKSTLLSIMSRLLPADAGTVLVDGMDVTTTRSDVLARRLAILRQDAHVGSRLTVRDLVTFGRYPHSKGRYTVEDRAHVERALDFLDLQPFAHRFLDELSGGQRQRAFVAMVLCQDTDHVLLDEPLNNLDLRHAVGMMRLLRRATDELGKTVVVVLHDINVASCWSDRIVAMKDGRVAHDGPPAEVVRPEVLSDVYDLDVAVHELDGQLIGTYYR